The following are encoded together in the Vidua macroura isolate BioBank_ID:100142 chromosome 6, ASM2450914v1, whole genome shotgun sequence genome:
- the ACP2 gene encoding lysosomal acid phosphatase: MAGGRGGAVLLLLALCLQPPPARARSLRFVTLVYRHGDRSPIKAFPRDPYQESAWPQGFGQLTQVGMRQQWELGQALRRRYRDFLSDTYRRQEIFIRSTDCDRTLMSAEANLAGLYPPGGQEMFNPNISWQPIPVHTVPESDERLLKFPLAPCPRYEQLQTETRHSAEYINKTKENWQFLQMVAKETGIRDISLESIWSVYDTLFCEQAHKMDLPGWVTPEVMTRLKELKDFGFEFLFGIHNRVEKARLQGGVLLDHIRKNLTKASNASAHQNLKLLAYSAHDTTLVALQMALDVYNKIQAPYASCHLFELYQEDDGNFSVEMFYRNESGKEPFPLTIPGCQHKCPLQRFLELTDPIVPQDWEQECKVSSSMHDTELFVGLAVCGSILLLLIVLLLTVLFRIQSQPPGYRHVSNEGEEHA, encoded by the exons AtggcgggcgggcggggcggtgccgtcctgctgctcctggcgcTGTGTCTgcagccgccgcccgcccgggccCGCAGCCTCCGCTTCGTGACGCTG GTGTACCGGCACGGAGACCGCTCGCCCATCAAGGCCTTCCCGCGGGACCCGTACCAGGAGAGCGCCTGGCCCCAGGGATTCGGGCAGCTCACGCAG GTGGGGATGCggcagcagtgggagctgggccAGGCCCTGCGGCGGCGCTACCGCGACTTCCTCAGCGACACGTACCGGCGGCAGGAG ATCTTCATCCGCAGCACAGACTGTGATCGGACGCTGATGAGTGCAGAGGCCAATCTGGCAGGCCTGTATCCCCCAGGAGGACAAGAGATGTTCAACCCTAACATCTCCTGGCAGCCTATCCCTGTGCACACAGTCCCTGAGTCTGACGAAAGG CTACTGAAGTTCCCTTTGGCCCCTTGTCCACGGTATGAACAGCTACAGACTGAAACACGGCACTCAGCAGAATACATAAATAAGACCAAAGAGAATTGG CAATTTCTGCAGATGGTGGCAAAGGAGACTGGGATCCGAGATATCTCTCTTGAGAGTATATGGAGTGTGTATGACACACTGTTCTGTGAA CAAGCACACAAAATGGATTTGCCTGGATGGGTGACTCCAGAAGTCATGACTCGGTTGAAGGAACTAAAAGACTTTGGTTTTGAATTTCTGTTTGGGATCCACAATCGGGTAGAGAAAGCTCGTCTGCAAGGCG GGGTTCTGCTGGATCACATAAGGAAAAATCTAACCAAAGCATCAAATGCTTCTGCCCATCAGAACCTAAAACTACTTGCCTATTCAGCG CATGACACCACACTTGTGGCACTGCAGATGGCTCTAGATGTCTACAACAAGATCCAAGCACCATACGCCTCATGTCATTTATTTGAACTGTACCAAGAGGATGATGG TAACTTCTCTGTGGAGATGTTTTACCGGAACGAGAGTGGGAAGGAACCCTTCCCACTGACAATCCCTGGCTGTCAGCATAAATGCCCATTGCAAAGATTCTTGGAACTCACAGATCCTATTGTTCCCCAGGACTGGGAGCAAGAATGCAAGGTATCAAGCAGCATGCACGACACAG AACTCTTTGTGGGTTTGGCTGTGTGTGGATCCATTCTCCTTCTCCTTATTGTTCTCCTCTTGACTGTACTCTTTCGCATACAGTCTCAGCCCCCTGGCTACCGGCACGTTTCCAATGAAGGAGAAGAGCATGCCTGA